From a single bacterium genomic region:
- the lpxA gene encoding acyl-ACP--UDP-N-acetylglucosamine O-acyltransferase translates to MNTKIHQTAIIDPDAMLDDDVTVGPYAIIEGNVVIGQGSVIKAGAFIGWGCRFGRNVTVFPSAVVGTVPQDLKFGGEETTLEIGDRTVIREFATLNRGTVAHGKTTVGSDCFIMAYSHVAHDCIVGNNCILANSATLAGHVTLEDWVIVGGLVPIHQFVKIGCHAMIGGGWRVPKDVPPYTTAAGDPLRAVDINKIGLSRRGFSEETIRNLKKAYKMLFRSQSDMTRSLDELDALGDLGPEVAHLKDFIRTSERGVIV, encoded by the coding sequence GTGAATACGAAAATTCATCAGACCGCAATAATCGATCCTGATGCCATGCTCGATGATGATGTTACCGTCGGTCCCTATGCGATTATCGAGGGTAATGTTGTTATTGGGCAAGGATCGGTGATAAAGGCGGGCGCATTTATCGGCTGGGGATGCCGTTTTGGCCGGAATGTTACCGTTTTCCCTTCCGCCGTGGTGGGAACTGTTCCTCAGGACCTCAAATTCGGCGGTGAGGAAACGACGCTTGAAATTGGCGACAGAACGGTTATCCGTGAATTCGCCACATTGAATCGCGGTACGGTCGCTCATGGGAAAACAACGGTCGGTTCGGATTGCTTTATCATGGCGTACAGCCATGTTGCCCATGATTGCATAGTAGGAAACAACTGCATCCTGGCGAACAGCGCAACCCTCGCAGGGCATGTTACGCTTGAGGACTGGGTGATCGTAGGCGGGCTTGTTCCCATTCACCAGTTCGTGAAAATCGGCTGTCATGCGATGATCGGCGGCGGGTGGCGCGTTCCAAAGGATGTTCCGCCCTATACAACCGCCGCGGGCGATCCCCTCAGGGCTGTCGATATCAACAAAATCGGCCTTTCCAGGCGTGGTTTTTCGGAAGAAACCATACGCAATCTCAAAAAAGCATATAAAATGCTGTTTCGCTCGCAATCCGATATGACACGTTCCCTCGATGAACTCGATGCGCTCGGTGATCTCGGCCCCGAGGTTGCGCATCTCAAGGACTTCATCCGGACGAGCGAACGCGGCGTTATCGTATAA
- the lpxB gene encoding lipid-A-disaccharide synthase, with translation MKRVLIIAGETSGDLHGSVLMRGMKNSCPDIEFKGIGGSLMIDEGLDALRHTGEMNFMGLAEVIRHIPFIRRTENDIVSLLDSWHPDLSILIDYPGFNLKLAPRIHQRKIPVMYYISPQLWAWHRSRVNLIRRYVDRMVVLFDFEREFYRKYGVDAVCTGHPLLDIVRSSEDRVAFRASLGAGDGPLIGLLPGSRPQEIERILPAMVGSIGVLRSRIENVTAVIGCAPGLDEESVSKYAAGSGISIIHGKTYDIMAHADALAVTSGTATLEAGILGTPMVIVYRTSLLTYLVGRSVVSIDNIGLINIVAGARIVPELWQNNVTPGNIATHIEKMLGDKQLYNLIKQLLGNAKHKLGNPGSTERAVKIACDLLRGSDI, from the coding sequence ATGAAGCGTGTCCTTATCATCGCCGGTGAAACATCGGGCGACCTGCATGGCTCCGTACTCATGCGGGGCATGAAGAACAGCTGTCCGGATATTGAATTCAAGGGTATAGGCGGCTCTCTCATGATCGATGAAGGTCTCGATGCCCTTCGCCATACAGGCGAAATGAATTTCATGGGACTCGCCGAGGTTATCCGCCATATCCCGTTCATACGCCGTACTGAAAACGACATCGTATCGCTTCTCGACTCGTGGCATCCCGATCTTTCCATACTCATCGATTATCCCGGCTTCAATCTCAAACTCGCCCCCCGTATACACCAGCGGAAAATCCCGGTCATGTATTACATCAGTCCACAGCTCTGGGCATGGCACAGGAGCAGGGTCAATCTCATACGGCGGTATGTGGACCGCATGGTGGTACTGTTCGATTTCGAGCGGGAGTTTTACCGGAAATACGGCGTCGATGCGGTGTGTACGGGGCATCCTTTGCTCGATATCGTCCGTTCTTCCGAAGACCGGGTAGCTTTCAGAGCTTCCCTCGGTGCGGGTGATGGCCCCCTCATCGGTCTTCTGCCGGGTTCACGGCCCCAGGAAATCGAGCGTATACTCCCTGCAATGGTCGGGAGCATCGGTGTGCTCAGATCGAGGATTGAGAATGTTACAGCTGTCATCGGCTGTGCGCCCGGTCTCGATGAGGAGAGTGTATCAAAATATGCCGCCGGAAGCGGTATTTCCATCATTCACGGAAAAACGTACGATATCATGGCCCATGCGGATGCCCTTGCGGTCACCTCGGGAACGGCAACGCTCGAGGCGGGAATCCTCGGCACACCCATGGTGATCGTGTACCGGACATCGCTGCTGACTTACCTTGTCGGGCGTTCGGTCGTGAGTATCGACAATATCGGTCTTATCAACATTGTCGCGGGCGCACGTATCGTTCCGGAGCTCTGGCAGAATAATGTCACACCCGGAAATATCGCGACACATATAGAAAAAATGCTCGGTGATAAACAGTTATATAATCTGATAAAACAATTGCTTGGCAATGCTAAGCACAAACTCGGCAATCCCGGCTCCACGGAAAGGGCTGTAAAAATTGCTTGTGATTTGTTAAGGGGGAGTGATATATGA
- a CDS encoding Gfo/Idh/MocA family oxidoreductase has product MAVRVGVVGVGVHGLHHVRLLASMDRVDFAGIYDSDADICEKVAGDFNITPFESLDRLLGHVDCVTVAVPTSAHYDVVIRCIEQGKSVLVEKPIAVNLGEADEMVALAEKRGLVLSVGHLERFNSAYRSVSAEMELHPGFIECHRLSVFNPRGTDVAVVLDLMIHDIDIVLDMVRKPVVSVHAVGIPVVTDEVDIANARVEFKGGCVANLTASRISQRKMRKIRTFQKNSYISMDCLSGESEVFTMTPGARPEVFAGALPQVMKGISYKKFPNDGLNALQLELDDFIGAVENGAKPRVTGKDGRAALEVAIKIMENMEVSARSVE; this is encoded by the coding sequence GTGGCTGTTCGTGTCGGAGTCGTGGGTGTCGGTGTTCACGGGCTTCACCATGTCCGCCTGCTGGCATCGATGGACAGGGTGGATTTTGCAGGCATTTATGACAGTGATGCCGATATTTGTGAAAAAGTTGCGGGTGATTTCAATATTACACCGTTCGAATCCCTCGACCGTCTCCTCGGGCATGTAGACTGTGTGACCGTGGCGGTTCCCACATCGGCGCATTACGATGTCGTTATCCGCTGCATCGAACAGGGGAAATCTGTTCTCGTCGAAAAACCCATAGCCGTGAATCTCGGTGAAGCCGATGAAATGGTGGCCCTGGCAGAGAAACGGGGTCTTGTCCTGTCGGTTGGTCACCTTGAACGGTTTAATTCCGCGTACCGGTCGGTTTCTGCTGAAATGGAGTTGCATCCGGGTTTTATCGAATGCCACCGGCTTTCCGTTTTCAATCCGCGCGGAACGGATGTGGCAGTCGTTCTGGACCTCATGATTCACGACATCGATATAGTCCTCGATATGGTACGGAAACCGGTCGTTTCGGTTCATGCGGTCGGGATACCCGTTGTCACCGACGAGGTCGATATCGCAAACGCCCGTGTCGAATTTAAAGGCGGCTGTGTCGCCAATCTTACCGCGAGCCGTATCTCCCAGCGAAAAATGAGAAAAATCAGGACGTTTCAGAAAAACTCCTATATTTCGATGGATTGCCTTTCCGGTGAAAGCGAGGTTTTCACCATGACTCCCGGCGCCCGGCCTGAGGTTTTTGCCGGAGCGCTTCCTCAGGTCATGAAGGGTATTTCGTACAAGAAGTTCCCCAATGACGGATTGAATGCGCTTCAGCTCGAACTCGATGATTTCATCGGCGCGGTGGAGAATGGCGCAAAACCGCGTGTGACAGGGAAGGATGGCAGAGCAGCCCTCGAAGTCGCCATAAAAATCATGGAAAACATGGAGGTTTCAGCACGGAGCGTTGAATGA